The following is a genomic window from Balneolales bacterium ANBcel1.
ACCTGCATTGACGAAATTCAGCGTATCTGCACCTTCTGAACCCAGATTATTGCCATAAGCAACATAGGAGCGAAAACCGGGGACTTCAAACCTGAGGCGGTAAACCATGTCCGACCAGTCGTATCTGACCTGCCCGTTTTCATTGTTACCGAGTCGATAATCCATATTTATGAAATCCGGACCAGCAATCAGTACCGACTGAGCGGATCGTGTTCTTTGATCCGACTCCTCAACGGAAAACATTTGTGCAGGTGCTTCAGAAACAGCCGCCAACAAAACGCTGAACAATAACGTTACTGCCAGGCACAGATGAACCCTTCTCATCAACATAGCTTGGGATTTATATAAATTCATGGATTTGATTTGCAATGGCCTGCTTCACACACCTGCGCAACATCTCTTGCAATCAAACGGAACAGGAAATCAACACACGGCGGCATCGTTACATACCATCGGTCACATAACGAACATTACCGGGCGGCAAGTCTGTAAAAAATCATAATATAGATGATACATGTACTAATATCCAAAGAACCAGAGATGTACGACAACCTTGATAATCTGGTTACCAGATACAACACGCGCAGAAAATCGACAATTCACCTTGACTATTTCCCGAATTAGTGCGTATATTTGTAATCCTTGGTCCGGTAGTTCAGTTGGTTAGAACGCCTGCCTGTCACGCAGGAGGTCGTGGGTTCGAGTCCCATCCGGATCGCTAAAAGCGCAATCAATTGATTATCAATTGGTTGCGCTTTTTTTGTTTGTTCTGAATTTTGCATCATTTGCCCGATCACCATAGCGGTGTTTATAAACAATTGATATACAACAAGATAACCATTCAACGGCATGAAAGATTCATCCTGGTATCCGGAATATGACGTGATAGTGGTTGGAGGTGGACATGCGGGCTGTGAAGCCGCTGCTGCTTCTGCTCGCATGGGGTGCCGCACCCTTCTCATCTCGATGAATTTAAATTCAATTGCCCAGATGTCTTGCAATCCGGCGATTGGAGGGGTAGCAAAAGGGCAACTTGTGAGGGAGATAGACGCTCTTGGAGGGGTCATGGGAAAAGTGGCCGACTCATCAGGTGTTCAGTTTCGAATGTTAAACAAAAGCAAAGGGCCGGCCATGTGGAGTCCACGGGCCCAAAGCGACCGTTTACTCTACGCACAACATGTACGGGAAGAGTTGGAGACCATTCCAAAACTGCATTTTCGTCAGGATAGCGTCGTTGATCTTGCCACTGACAGCAACACTCAGGTTAACGGAGTAATAACTTTGAACGGCCTCAGGATTGCGGCCCGCTGCGTCATTTTGACCAATGGTACCTTTCTGAATGGAATCATTCACATCGGGGAAAAGCAATACGGCGGCGGGCGTTCGGGAGAACGAGCATCCACCGGTCTCACGGCATCACTGGAAAATCTTGGTTTTGAATCCGGCCGCTTAAAAACCGGTACTCCTCCTCGCCTCGATGGACGAACGATCAATTATCAAAGTCTCGAAATTCAATATGGCGATGATAAACCGGTTCCATTTTCTTTTTTAACAGATCGTTTGCCTGACCAACAGGAGCAGATGACTTGCTGGATTGCCTACACGTCTCCCATGGTTCACGACCTGCTTAGAACCGGATTTGACAGAAGCCCAATGTTCAACGGGCGAATTAAATCTACAGGTCCGCGCTATTGCCCTTCAATTGAAGACAAGATTCATCGTTTTGCTGATCGCGACCGACACCAGCTGTTCCTTGAACCTGAAGGGCGCACTACCTATGAAATGTATCTGAACGGTTTTTCTACGAGCCTTCCGGAGGATGTTCAGTACAAGGCCCTCAGGTCCATAAAAGGGTTTGAGGAAGTCATTATGATTCGCCCCGGGTATGCCATTGAGTATGATTTCTTCCCGCCTCATCAAATAAGTCGAAGCCTTGAAGCAAAAAATATTGACGGGCTCTTTCTTGCAGGACAGATTAATGGCACAACCGGTTATGAGGAAGCGGCCAGCCAGGGACTAATGGCCGGAATCAATGCCGCTCGAAAAGTTCAACAGGCTGATGAAGTTATTCTTGAGCGGTCACAAGCCTACATCGGGGTCCTTATTGATGATCTGGTTAACAAGGGCACTGATGAACCATATCGAATGTTTACCTCGCGTGCAGAACACAGGATCCTCTTGCGTCAGGATAATGCGGATCTCCGCCTGACCCCCCTGGCTATTAAACTGGGCCTTACTTCTGAGGAGCGAATTAGACGGCTCTCCGACAAAGAAACACAAACAGAACAGGTTCTAAATATTTTAAACGACCACAGCGCCAAGCCCGATATCTACAATCCTCTTCTTGACAAAACTGACCAGGCGCACCTCAAACAGTCGATAAAACTTCCCAAATTATTGGCCAGGCCACATATTTCTCTTACCCAATTGCTGGAGTATGACCTGGACCTAAAGTGTAAACTTGAGGCTTGTACAAATAACGAACTTGTATTGGAGCAAGCCGAAATTCAGATCAAGTACGAAGGTTACATTGAGAAAGAGCACAACATGGTTCGACAACTAGCCGAGAAGGAGAACCAGGCAATTCCAAAAAGTATCAAATACGAAAATATTCAAAGCCTGTCCAGCGAAGGGCGCCAGAAATTAATCAAGGTTCAACCCGAAACCATTGGACAAGCCAGCCGCATTAGCGGGGTTTCCGCAAGCGACATATCCGTTTTGATGGTGTATCTCAACATGTGAAATACAATGTTTCACGTGAAACATTGTATTTCAAAGTAAAGTGACTATCATGAATCCTGTTCCCGTATCTGATGTTTCACGTGAAACAATTGAAGCTGTCTACCGTGCTTTTAACAAAAATATACACGTTTTTGCCCGTCTGATAGACTATTGGTTGTCCTGGAATAAAAAAGTAAACTTGTTCAGCCGCGGGGTATCGGCTGCTGACCTTGAGAACCATATCACTCACAGCTTGTTCTTATGCTTTATTTATAGAAGTGAGCTTTCCTCACCAATAATTGATGCCGGGAGTGGGGGTGGTCTGCCAGGTATCCCGATGGCCGTGACAAATTCGGACATCCGGTTCTACCTGGTGGAGAAGGTGTTAAAAAAACACCTGGTGCAAAAAGATGTATTGCGAAAATTCCATTTAAATAATGTCGTTCCGATATGCAGTGATATCTCGTCCTTCCAGCTCAATGAACCTGTTCGTATCGTTTCCAAGCACGCTTTTCCGGTAGGCCGTCTGTTGGCAGCTGTATCTCATTTGCCCTGGTGTGAAATTACCATGCTGAAAGGGGACGATTACGAGAGTGAAATATCCGATCAGATGCATACGCTCTACTCATTTCATGCTAGTCGGCTGGATATCTCTCACACGTTTTTTCACAACAAATATCTGCTTTCTATTCAAAGGAACTCATAAAAAATGAACAGCAATGAGAGGCGTCTTAAAATACTTTATCAGCTCCAATCCGGTAAGAATCTCTCCATAAGGGATCTTACCGAATACTTTGGTATCAGCAGAAGAACGGTGTTCAGAGACCTTAGAGTTATTCAGGACCTAGGTGTTCCTATTATTCATGATCCCGAAACGGGTTACGGCGTAATGCGTGACGGCATGATTCCACCCATTATGTTCCAATTCAGAGAGCTTGCTGTCATTGTTATGGGGCTTTCCTTCGTAAAAGCGCAGGTTGACAGGGAAATGGTAAAAGATGCAGAGAATGTTCTTTTAAAAATTAAAAACGCAATCCCCCCCTCTCTTCAGAAGCAAATAGACGAACTGGAAAAAAGAACACTGGTATCGCCATATATAAAAAACATTAAGGACAGAGAGAAGGGAGGTGACTGGTTTGTGCTATGTTCATCATTTATCGAAAACAGACCCGTGTCATTTGTATACTTGAACGAACAGGGGGTTAAAAAACAGAGGACCGTTGACCCTCACATTCTTGTCTATTTTTCTGATCACTGGAATGCAATAGGGTACTGCCATGACAGGCAAACACTCAGAAATTTCAGACTCTCAAGAATGTCCGATATCAAGCTTTTGGAAAGTACCATACAGAAACCTTTCCATGACGTAACCGTCGACGAGCTGCTTTATGGGAGATTTGAATCAAGTACCACGGTAGTTGTTTCCATAGCAAAGGAAAAAGTATTCCAGTTTTTAACCGAGCTTCCTGGCAAAATAATCGACAAACAACCTGATGGTGACAGGATCCGAATATCATTCTCCATCGACAACCTCTCATATATCAATGAATGGTTGCTGAAATTCGGCCGGCATGTCCAGGTAGTAGCCCCAAAAGCTCTTCAAACAATGAGAGCTTCCTTGCTTGAAGAGCTTTTGGTGTCAAATAAATAATTTCTCCCTAGCTCTTTCACCCTTTACCATGCAATGATTGCAAAGAAAGCATTATCGAATACGTGAACATCAAAATAGTTCCAGATTTTGAGACGTTCTAAGCCTGTCATTCCAATATAAACAAGGCTTCCTACTCCAGACTCATCTGACCACCGTTTTCATCATCCGGCTTGTCATTATCGTGATCCGAATCAGAATCATTATTATTGCCCGGACTACCTTTAAGATCTACCTCCTCTCCATTCTCTCCGACCTTTTTCACACTATTGGTATCATCCTCACTGACAACACGGGTGATTCCAGAGATAGTATCCCCTCCACCCAGTCTCATCATCCGGACACCCTGCGTATTACGGCCCATAGATCGGATATCTTTACTGTGCATGCGAATGATCTTGCCCTTTTCGGTAATGATCATCAAATCATCATTGTCGCTAACTTCTTTTAGCGCAATAAGTTTGCCGGTTTTGGGAGTAATCTTGAGAGTAATGACACCCTTACCTCCCCTTGTTTGTTCGCGGTAGTCTTCAACCAGACTACGTTTGCCATAACCATGTTCTGAAACAGCGAGAACCGTGGCATCTCGAGTATTCTTGATAACCACCATATCCACAACCTTGTCATTCTTGTCGGAAAGACTAATTCCGCGAACGCCTCTGGTATTTCTTCCCATCAGACGAACATCCGTTTCCTTGAAGCGAATAGCTCGGCCGTTCTTGGCACCAAGAAGGATCGTACTGTTACCGTCTGTTAGACTGGCGCTCAACAGTTTGTCATCATCATCCACATTGATTGCAAGAATTCCGTTCCTTCTGGGCCGGCTGTAGGCATCCAGACTTGTCTTCTTAACAACCCCTTTCTCTGTTGCCATAATAATATTATGGCTGTTGGTATAGTCCTGGTCATCAAGGGTTTTAACAGGTACAAATGCCTGAACATGATCATCTTTGTCAATCTCAATGAGATTGACAATAGCCCTGCCACGGCTCAGCCTGGAACCCTCCGGTATCTCATAAACCTTCAGCCAGTAACAACGGCCGTTCTTTGTAAAGAACAGGATATAGTTATGATTCGTCGCTACAAACAGATGCTCTACATATTCATCATCTTTTGTAGTTGCACCTCTCATCCCGGATCCACCCCGCTTTTGTCTTCTGTAGCCACTAACAGGAGTTCTTTTGATATAGCCCTTATTGGAGATAGTTACAACAACATCTTCATCGGCGATCATATCCTCGATATTAAACTCGTCCGCAGAGTGTACAATCTGCGTTCTGCGTTCATCCCCATATCTTTCCTGAAGAGAAACAAGCTCCTCAATAATAATTTCGTTTTGGGCGTCCCTGCTAGTAAGAATTCTGCGATACTCCTGAATTTGATCAAGAATGTCTTTGTATTCCAGCTCAATCTTGTCCCTTTCAAGGGCGGTCAGTTTCTGGAGACGCATATCCAGTATTGCTTTAGCCTGAAGGTCTGTCAGCCCAAACCCTTTTCGAAGCCTGCTGTTTGCTTCCGGGACATTCTTTGAAGAACGGATGGTTTGAATCACTTCGTCAAGATTATCGACACCAATCTTGAGACCTTCCAGAATATGAGCACGCGCCTCCGCCTGATCCAGATCATACAGGGTTCTCCGAATGATCACCACAATTCGGTGTTCAATAAAATGCTCGATAATCTCTTTGAGATTCATAACCTTCGGACGCCCCCTCACAAGTGCAAGGCTGTTAACTCCAAAGGTGTGTTGCATCTGGGTATACTTGTACAACTGATTCAACACGACACTGGGCACGGCACCGCGTTTGAGCATGATGACAATGCGCATACCCTCGCGATCCGATTCGTCCCTGACATCCGTGATTTCAGTAATTTTTTCTGTCTGAACCAGGAATGCGATTTTTTCAATAAGGCTCGCTTTATTTACCTGATACGGGATCTCGGTCACAACAATCTGTTCCCGGTTGCCGCGTAATTCTTCCACAGAAGCCAATGCACGCAGCACAACTCGGCCACGACCTGTTTCATAGGCCTCTTTTACACCTTCGTATCCGTAAATAATTCCACCGGTAGGGAAATCCGGAGCTGTAATATGCTTCATCAGCTCGGAGATTTCTATTTCGGGATTGTTGATAAGCGCCTTGATACCCTCGGTGACTTCCGTCAGGTTGTGAGGCGGCATATTGGTTGCCATCCCAACCGCAATCCCCGATGCACCGTTAATCAGCAGGTTGGGAACCATAGACGGCATGACCGTGGGCTCGGTCAGCGTATCATCAAAGTTTGGCTGATAATCGACGGTATTCTTATTGATATCCGCGAGAATTTCCTCCGAAATTCGATCCATTCGGACTTCGGTATATCTCATTGCCGCAGCCGAGTCACCATCCACAGAACCAAAGTTACCCTGCCCGTCCACAAGCGTGTATCTCATGGAGAAATCCTGAGCCATTCTGACAATGGTATCATATACCGCCGAATCTCCATGCGGGTGGTACTTCCCGAGCACTTCACCAACAATTCTCGCACTTTTTTTGTACGCCCGGTTGTGAAGCATGCCAAGTTCGCTCATACCAAACAGGACCCTGCGATGAACCGGCTTCAGTCCGTCCCTGACATCAGGCAGTGCCCGTGAAACGATAACCGACATGGAATAGTCGATGTACGAAGACTTCATTTCGTCTTCGAGATTGATTTTTATAATCTTATCAGACATTTCTTATAGTTGTGCTTTAGATATCAAGTTTGGCATACTTGGCGTTTCTCTCGATAAATGCCCTTCTGGGTTCCACAAGATCGCCCATGAGTACAGTGAAAAGCTTGTCGGCAGCCGCCGCGCTTTCTACCGTAACTTGTTGCAAGGTTCTTGTTTCCGGATTCATCGTTGTTTCCCAAAGCTGGTCGGGATTCATTTCACCAAGACCCTTGTATCTCGAGACATCGATTTTGCGTGTTGTTGACCTCAATGACTTCAGTATTGCATCGCGCGCATCATCATTCCACGCATACTCGATCTTTTTGCCTTGCGTGATTTTGTAGAGAGGCGGGGTGGCGATATAAACATGTCCTCCTTCAATCAGGGGTTGCATATATCTGTAAAAGAACGTCAAAAGAAGAGTGCGAATATGAGAGCCGTCGACATCCGCATCTGTCATTATGATGATTTTGTGATAACGCAGATTTGAAATATCAAAATCCTCTATAAATCCGACACCGACTCCAAGTGCGGTAATCATGGCTCTAATCTCATTATTCTCAAGAATCTTTCCGACTCGCGCCTTTTCCACATTGAGAATCTTGCCTCTGAGAGGAAGAATAGCCTGGAAACTTCTGTTTCTGCCGGTTTTGGCAGATCCGCCGGCAGAGTCACCCTCAACAAGATAGATTTCACAATGGGCCGGATCGTTTATGGAGCAGTCTGCCAGTTTGCCCGGCAATCCCATTCCTGCCATAGCACTTTTGCGCTGGACGAGTTGCCGTGCTTTTCGGGCCGCCTCACGCGCTTCGGCGGCCCTCATGACCTTTTCAATTACTGATTTGGCAATCTTCGGGTTCAACTCAAGGTATTCGTTGAGTTTTTCGTAAACCACAACCTCAACGGCACTCTGCACTTCCGAGTTTCCAAGTTTGGTTTTGGTCTGACCTTCAAACTGTGGTTCCGCTACCTTAATGCTGATAACGGTAGTAAGTCCTTCTCTGAAGTCTTCGCCGCTGACACTTACCTTGCCCCGGATCAATCTGTTCTTCTCTCCATAGTTTTTCAGAGCCCTTGTCAATGCCCTCCGAAAACCGGAAATATGTGTTCCCCCCTCATGCGTATTAATGTTATTGACATATGAGTGTACATTCTCCGAGTAGGAATTGTTGTACTGCATTGCCACTTCAACCGGAACATTGTCGATTTCTCCAGAAAAATAGAGCGGTTCCGGCACAATGGAGTCCCTTCCCTCATCCAGGTATTTCACAAAGTCTCTGATTCCACCTTCATAGTGAAACACTTCGCGAAGTGGTTCCGCCTCTCTCGTATCCGTCAATTCGATGGTAATTTCCGGATTGAGAAATGCCAGTTCCCGCATTCGTTCAGCAACGATATCAAAACGGAACTCGTGACCTTGTGTAAAAATGGTGGGATCCGGAAGAAAATGGATGCTGGTCCCGGTTTCATCCGTCGTTCCCGTCTTTTTAAGGGGCGTTACGGTTTTTCCATAGGCAAAACCCATACGGTGAATTTCGCCATCTCTGTGAATTTCGACATCGAACTGACTGGAAAGCGCGTTCACACAACTTACGCCCACACCGTGAAGTCCCCCAGAAACCTTGTACGAATCCTTGTCAAATTTTCCACCAGCGTGCAGTTTGGTGAGAACGAGTTCCACGGCCGGCATTCCGAACTTTTTATGCATATCTACCGGAATACCCCTGCCGTTATCAACTATCGTAATGG
Proteins encoded in this region:
- the gyrB gene encoding DNA topoisomerase (ATP-hydrolyzing) subunit B; the encoded protein is MSEAKQPEYRASNIQVLEGLEAVRKRPSMYIGDTSQRGLHHLINEVVDNSIDEALAGYCDYISLTINEDNSITIVDNGRGIPVDMHKKFGMPAVELVLTKLHAGGKFDKDSYKVSGGLHGVGVSCVNALSSQFDVEIHRDGEIHRMGFAYGKTVTPLKKTGTTDETGTSIHFLPDPTIFTQGHEFRFDIVAERMRELAFLNPEITIELTDTREAEPLREVFHYEGGIRDFVKYLDEGRDSIVPEPLYFSGEIDNVPVEVAMQYNNSYSENVHSYVNNINTHEGGTHISGFRRALTRALKNYGEKNRLIRGKVSVSGEDFREGLTTVISIKVAEPQFEGQTKTKLGNSEVQSAVEVVVYEKLNEYLELNPKIAKSVIEKVMRAAEAREAARKARQLVQRKSAMAGMGLPGKLADCSINDPAHCEIYLVEGDSAGGSAKTGRNRSFQAILPLRGKILNVEKARVGKILENNEIRAMITALGVGVGFIEDFDISNLRYHKIIIMTDADVDGSHIRTLLLTFFYRYMQPLIEGGHVYIATPPLYKITQGKKIEYAWNDDARDAILKSLRSTTRKIDVSRYKGLGEMNPDQLWETTMNPETRTLQQVTVESAAAADKLFTVLMGDLVEPRRAFIERNAKYAKLDI
- a CDS encoding YafY family protein — protein: MNSNERRLKILYQLQSGKNLSIRDLTEYFGISRRTVFRDLRVIQDLGVPIIHDPETGYGVMRDGMIPPIMFQFRELAVIVMGLSFVKAQVDREMVKDAENVLLKIKNAIPPSLQKQIDELEKRTLVSPYIKNIKDREKGGDWFVLCSSFIENRPVSFVYLNEQGVKKQRTVDPHILVYFSDHWNAIGYCHDRQTLRNFRLSRMSDIKLLESTIQKPFHDVTVDELLYGRFESSTTVVVSIAKEKVFQFLTELPGKIIDKQPDGDRIRISFSIDNLSYINEWLLKFGRHVQVVAPKALQTMRASLLEELLVSNK
- a CDS encoding class I SAM-dependent methyltransferase; this translates as MNPVPVSDVSRETIEAVYRAFNKNIHVFARLIDYWLSWNKKVNLFSRGVSAADLENHITHSLFLCFIYRSELSSPIIDAGSGGGLPGIPMAVTNSDIRFYLVEKVLKKHLVQKDVLRKFHLNNVVPICSDISSFQLNEPVRIVSKHAFPVGRLLAAVSHLPWCEITMLKGDDYESEISDQMHTLYSFHASRLDISHTFFHNKYLLSIQRNS
- the gyrA gene encoding DNA gyrase subunit A; amino-acid sequence: MSDKIIKINLEDEMKSSYIDYSMSVIVSRALPDVRDGLKPVHRRVLFGMSELGMLHNRAYKKSARIVGEVLGKYHPHGDSAVYDTIVRMAQDFSMRYTLVDGQGNFGSVDGDSAAAMRYTEVRMDRISEEILADINKNTVDYQPNFDDTLTEPTVMPSMVPNLLINGASGIAVGMATNMPPHNLTEVTEGIKALINNPEIEISELMKHITAPDFPTGGIIYGYEGVKEAYETGRGRVVLRALASVEELRGNREQIVVTEIPYQVNKASLIEKIAFLVQTEKITEITDVRDESDREGMRIVIMLKRGAVPSVVLNQLYKYTQMQHTFGVNSLALVRGRPKVMNLKEIIEHFIEHRIVVIIRRTLYDLDQAEARAHILEGLKIGVDNLDEVIQTIRSSKNVPEANSRLRKGFGLTDLQAKAILDMRLQKLTALERDKIELEYKDILDQIQEYRRILTSRDAQNEIIIEELVSLQERYGDERRTQIVHSADEFNIEDMIADEDVVVTISNKGYIKRTPVSGYRRQKRGGSGMRGATTKDDEYVEHLFVATNHNYILFFTKNGRCYWLKVYEIPEGSRLSRGRAIVNLIEIDKDDHVQAFVPVKTLDDQDYTNSHNIIMATEKGVVKKTSLDAYSRPRRNGILAINVDDDDKLLSASLTDGNSTILLGAKNGRAIRFKETDVRLMGRNTRGVRGISLSDKNDKVVDMVVIKNTRDATVLAVSEHGYGKRSLVEDYREQTRGGKGVITLKITPKTGKLIALKEVSDNDDLMIITEKGKIIRMHSKDIRSMGRNTQGVRMMRLGGGDTISGITRVVSEDDTNSVKKVGENGEEVDLKGSPGNNNDSDSDHDNDKPDDENGGQMSLE
- the mnmG gene encoding tRNA uridine-5-carboxymethylaminomethyl(34) synthesis enzyme MnmG — translated: MKDSSWYPEYDVIVVGGGHAGCEAAAASARMGCRTLLISMNLNSIAQMSCNPAIGGVAKGQLVREIDALGGVMGKVADSSGVQFRMLNKSKGPAMWSPRAQSDRLLYAQHVREELETIPKLHFRQDSVVDLATDSNTQVNGVITLNGLRIAARCVILTNGTFLNGIIHIGEKQYGGGRSGERASTGLTASLENLGFESGRLKTGTPPRLDGRTINYQSLEIQYGDDKPVPFSFLTDRLPDQQEQMTCWIAYTSPMVHDLLRTGFDRSPMFNGRIKSTGPRYCPSIEDKIHRFADRDRHQLFLEPEGRTTYEMYLNGFSTSLPEDVQYKALRSIKGFEEVIMIRPGYAIEYDFFPPHQISRSLEAKNIDGLFLAGQINGTTGYEEAASQGLMAGINAARKVQQADEVILERSQAYIGVLIDDLVNKGTDEPYRMFTSRAEHRILLRQDNADLRLTPLAIKLGLTSEERIRRLSDKETQTEQVLNILNDHSAKPDIYNPLLDKTDQAHLKQSIKLPKLLARPHISLTQLLEYDLDLKCKLEACTNNELVLEQAEIQIKYEGYIEKEHNMVRQLAEKENQAIPKSIKYENIQSLSSEGRQKLIKVQPETIGQASRISGVSASDISVLMVYLNM